One segment of Desulfovibrio sp. JC010 DNA contains the following:
- a CDS encoding flavin reductase family protein, which produces MSRINIGNNAFILPEPQSIVGTHYNGKANFMALAWLTRVNYQPCLFAITVNKNHATGLGIVESGEFSINIPHEGMHRETDVMGLLSGKRVDKSQFFDLHYGELKKAPLIRECPIAMECKLVKTVELDTNIMFIGELMGTWTEEKYMTDGYIDIEKVKPMTLSMPDNHYWAIGRKIGKAWHDGKELKDRLKK; this is translated from the coding sequence ATGAGCCGAATCAACATTGGAAACAACGCATTTATTTTACCGGAACCGCAGTCTATTGTCGGAACCCATTACAACGGCAAGGCCAATTTCATGGCTCTGGCATGGCTGACACGGGTTAACTACCAGCCATGCCTTTTCGCCATTACCGTGAATAAGAATCACGCAACCGGCTTGGGTATTGTTGAAAGCGGTGAGTTTTCCATCAACATCCCCCATGAAGGAATGCATCGCGAAACCGACGTGATGGGACTGCTTTCCGGTAAGCGGGTCGATAAATCACAGTTCTTTGATCTTCATTACGGTGAACTCAAAAAAGCACCGCTGATCAGGGAGTGCCCCATTGCCATGGAATGCAAGCTGGTAAAAACTGTTGAGTTGGACACCAATATTATGTTCATCGGCGAACTGATGGGTACATGGACCGAAGAAAAGTACATGACTGATGGTTACATCGATATTGAAAAGGTCAAGCCCATGACTCTTTCCATGCCTGATAACCATTACTGGGCTATCGGGCGTAAGATCGGCAAGGCATGGCATGACGGTAAAGAGCTTAAGGACCGGCTGAAGAAGTAG
- a CDS encoding MarR family winged helix-turn-helix transcriptional regulator, with translation MNTLSRVVGRLADEAFAETGISPAHAFLMMLVNENPGIIQKELTAALHLAPSTVTRFVDSLAKKGFVERRTEGKLSKVYPTEAGMALQEPIAAGWKELYHRYSEILGEEEGKLLTSAIFEAGRKLEDA, from the coding sequence GTGAATACCTTGTCCCGGGTAGTGGGCAGGCTTGCTGATGAAGCATTTGCCGAGACCGGGATTTCTCCGGCCCATGCTTTTTTGATGATGCTGGTTAACGAGAATCCCGGGATTATCCAGAAGGAGTTGACCGCAGCCCTGCATCTTGCTCCGTCCACGGTGACCCGTTTTGTGGATAGTCTGGCTAAGAAGGGATTTGTGGAGCGCAGGACAGAAGGCAAACTTTCCAAGGTTTATCCCACTGAAGCGGGGATGGCCTTGCAGGAGCCCATCGCTGCCGGCTGGAAGGAACTTTATCACCGCTACAGTGAAATTCTGGGTGAAGAGGAAGGCAAGCTGCTTACCTCCGCTATTTTTGAGGCCGGGCGCAAGCTGGAAGACGCATAG
- a CDS encoding bacteriohemerythrin, with translation MAKIEWHDGLGIGVEEIDDQHKSLIGMVNDVLDAFGKGEKDAAIDDLLSKLKEYAVLHFNTEEKYMEEIEYPQLAEHHQLHEELKNRVKALQAARFHREEVTPKDVKELLADWLVEHLLQEDYKIAQFAKDNKGEFVP, from the coding sequence ATGGCTAAAATAGAATGGCATGATGGTTTGGGGATCGGGGTTGAGGAAATCGATGATCAGCATAAGTCTCTGATCGGGATGGTTAACGATGTTCTGGATGCCTTTGGAAAAGGTGAGAAAGATGCGGCCATTGATGATCTTCTGAGCAAGTTGAAGGAGTATGCTGTCCTCCATTTTAATACCGAGGAAAAGTATATGGAGGAAATTGAGTATCCGCAGCTTGCTGAGCATCATCAGCTTCATGAAGAGTTGAAAAATCGTGTTAAAGCCTTGCAGGCCGCCCGTTTTCATCGCGAGGAAGTTACGCCCAAAGATGTTAAAGAGCTTTTGGCTGACTGGCTGGTGGAACATCTTTTACAGGAGGATTATAAAATCGCTCAATTCGCCAAGGATAATAAGGGAGAATTTGTGCCTTGA
- a CDS encoding cobyric acid synthase gives MKSFNEQSLKEQLAEIEAEKRKYTHGGNLRRLAERAGCPSSEIVDFSANINPLGPPSWLQQEVVRALAEVDRYPDPESSELTLAACEKFSVWPTECVAGNGASELIAAIARIGNFKRAVIPVPCYVDYERSCKLAGLKTEHIPLDPQRGFAPDFETLSSFLAASPALVFLAQPNNPTGTAFDPAELKALARKHPDSRFVIDESFADFVPGLERLAGQRPPNVVTVVSMTKFYAIPGLRLGLAFAAPDVIMEIKNELPCWSVNILAQKVGLRCLRDEDYERRTIETTTRLRDELVQGILEVPGIRALPSQANFMLCQVQRVGMDAAGLIEHLIKNKVAVRHCDNFDGLDSTYFRIAVRTAEENQVLLDGLRSFSGMEVSAPKAKKTPALMIQGTCSNAGKSILAAAFCRILLQDGFKVAPFKAQNMSLNSFVTDDGLEMGRAQVTQAAACKLSPDVRMNPILLKPGSDIGSQVIVMGKPVGNMKVQKYVEYKPTAFEAVKDAYESLSSDVDVMVIEGAGSPAEINLKQHDIVNMAMADYAGAKVLITGDIDRGGVFASLAGTMDLLEPKERKLVCGFLLNKFRGDASLLTPAFDFTLSHTGKPVLGTIPFINNLGLPDEDSVSFKEDLRKSGSEGKRKDSVDIVCIDLPRISNFTDLDSLKGEPDVNLRVVDKPEDLGNPDAVILPGSKSTLADLAHLRESGLAEAVAGLRDKAVIVGICGGFQMLGQYISDPDDIESGGSAEGLGLLPLQTTLAPEKTLTRTLAMHSQSKLEVVGYEIHHGKTEPLLPTVRAAIVPQGITGGVPVSKALGFGSKSGLIWGTYLHGIFDADEFRRWFVDSLRARKGLPKLGKVQSVFNMEEALDRLASVVRENVDMVAVYAALGLR, from the coding sequence ATGAAGTCTTTTAACGAGCAGTCCTTAAAAGAACAACTTGCTGAAATAGAAGCTGAAAAACGGAAATACACCCACGGCGGCAACCTGCGCCGGTTGGCGGAGCGGGCCGGGTGCCCTTCTTCCGAGATTGTGGATTTTTCAGCCAATATCAATCCGCTGGGACCTCCCTCGTGGTTGCAGCAGGAAGTGGTCCGGGCACTTGCGGAGGTTGACCGCTATCCTGATCCGGAAAGTTCGGAGCTTACTCTTGCCGCCTGCGAGAAGTTTTCGGTCTGGCCCACTGAATGCGTGGCCGGCAACGGGGCCTCGGAACTGATTGCGGCCATTGCCCGTATCGGAAACTTCAAGCGGGCGGTTATTCCGGTGCCCTGCTACGTGGATTACGAACGTTCCTGCAAGCTTGCAGGTTTAAAGACTGAGCATATCCCCCTTGACCCGCAACGCGGTTTTGCCCCGGATTTTGAGACGCTTTCATCTTTTCTGGCCGCATCTCCCGCTTTGGTTTTTCTGGCCCAGCCCAATAATCCCACCGGGACCGCTTTCGATCCTGCGGAGCTGAAAGCACTTGCCCGTAAACATCCTGATTCCCGCTTTGTGATTGATGAATCCTTTGCCGACTTTGTTCCGGGATTGGAAAGGTTGGCCGGGCAGCGTCCGCCCAACGTAGTCACTGTTGTTTCCATGACCAAATTTTACGCCATCCCCGGTCTGCGGCTGGGGCTGGCCTTTGCCGCTCCTGACGTGATCATGGAGATCAAGAATGAGCTGCCCTGCTGGTCGGTGAATATTCTGGCCCAGAAGGTGGGACTGCGCTGCCTGCGTGATGAAGATTACGAACGCAGAACAATTGAGACCACCACCCGTTTGCGTGATGAACTGGTTCAGGGAATTCTGGAAGTTCCCGGTATCCGGGCACTTCCTTCGCAGGCAAACTTCATGCTCTGCCAGGTGCAGAGGGTGGGCATGGACGCTGCCGGACTCATCGAGCATCTGATTAAAAACAAGGTAGCGGTGCGCCATTGTGATAATTTTGACGGGCTGGATTCCACTTATTTCCGCATCGCCGTGCGCACTGCTGAGGAAAATCAGGTCCTGCTGGACGGGTTGCGTTCTTTCTCCGGCATGGAGGTCTCCGCACCCAAGGCCAAAAAGACTCCGGCCCTGATGATTCAGGGAACCTGCTCCAACGCCGGCAAGTCTATTCTGGCCGCAGCGTTCTGCCGTATTTTGCTGCAGGACGGATTCAAGGTCGCCCCGTTCAAGGCCCAGAATATGTCGCTTAATTCTTTTGTTACTGACGACGGTTTGGAAATGGGCCGGGCGCAGGTCACACAGGCCGCTGCCTGCAAGCTCTCCCCGGATGTGCGCATGAATCCGATTCTGCTCAAACCGGGCAGCGATATCGGTTCGCAGGTCATTGTCATGGGCAAGCCCGTGGGTAACATGAAAGTTCAGAAGTATGTGGAGTACAAGCCCACGGCTTTTGAGGCGGTCAAAGATGCGTACGAATCCCTGAGTTCTGATGTTGACGTTATGGTCATCGAGGGCGCGGGCAGTCCGGCTGAGATCAACCTTAAGCAGCATGATATCGTGAATATGGCCATGGCTGATTATGCCGGGGCCAAGGTGCTCATCACCGGGGATATTGACCGGGGCGGGGTTTTTGCCTCCCTTGCCGGGACCATGGACCTGCTGGAACCCAAAGAGCGTAAACTGGTCTGCGGTTTTCTGCTCAATAAATTTCGCGGGGATGCCTCTTTGCTGACCCCGGCCTTTGACTTTACTCTCAGCCATACCGGGAAGCCTGTGCTGGGGACTATACCTTTTATCAATAACCTCGGGTTGCCGGACGAGGATTCTGTTTCGTTCAAGGAAGATCTGAGGAAGTCCGGTTCTGAGGGCAAGCGCAAGGACTCAGTGGATATCGTCTGCATCGACCTGCCGCGTATCTCCAATTTTACGGACCTTGATTCCCTGAAAGGTGAGCCGGATGTGAACCTGCGGGTAGTGGATAAGCCGGAGGATCTCGGCAATCCTGACGCAGTCATTCTGCCGGGGAGTAAATCCACTCTTGCCGACCTTGCCCACTTGCGCGAGAGCGGTCTGGCCGAGGCTGTGGCCGGGTTGCGTGACAAGGCGGTGATTGTCGGCATATGTGGCGGATTCCAGATGCTGGGCCAGTATATCAGCGACCCGGATGATATTGAATCCGGCGGTTCTGCCGAAGGGCTGGGACTGCTGCCCCTGCAGACCACCCTTGCCCCGGAAAAGACCCTGACCCGTACACTGGCGATGCATTCCCAGAGCAAGCTGGAGGTTGTGGGCTATGAAATCCACCACGGTAAGACCGAACCTCTGCTGCCCACGGTGCGTGCGGCTATTGTCCCGCAGGGCATTACCGGGGGAGTCCCGGTTTCCAAGGCCCTTGGTTTCGGTTCCAAGTCCGGCTTGATCTGGGGGACATACCTGCACGGTATTTTTGATGCTGACGAGTTCCGGCGCTGGTTTGTGGATTCCCTGCGGGCGCGTAAAGGTTTGCCTAAGCTGGGCAAAGTGCAGTCGGTATTTAATATGGAAGAAGCTCTGGACCGCCTTGCAAGTGTGGTCCGTGAGAACGTGGACATGGTTGCTGTTTATGCTGCTTTGGGGCTGCGGTGA
- a CDS encoding cupin domain-containing protein: protein MDYQAINFKDKLSKFHEHWSPRVIAEMNNYQFKLAKLKGEFVWHDHKDTDETFMVIEGELDILFRDGKVTLNAGEMYVIPKGVEHKPVAAQECKVMLIEPRGVVNTGDADGGEYTAENDVWI, encoded by the coding sequence ATGGATTATCAAGCCATCAATTTCAAGGACAAACTTTCGAAATTCCACGAACATTGGTCCCCGCGCGTAATCGCGGAGATGAACAACTACCAGTTCAAGCTTGCCAAACTCAAAGGAGAGTTCGTCTGGCATGACCATAAGGACACAGACGAAACTTTCATGGTCATTGAAGGGGAACTGGACATCCTCTTCCGGGACGGAAAAGTAACCCTTAATGCAGGCGAAATGTACGTGATTCCCAAAGGGGTGGAGCACAAGCCTGTTGCAGCGCAGGAATGCAAGGTCATGCTCATAGAGCCGCGCGGGGTGGTCAACACCGGGGACGCGGACGGCGGAGAATATACTGCGGAGAATGATGTATGGATTTAA
- a CDS encoding ATP-binding protein, with protein sequence MLSAFRFIFSAICGAILLSLLSALQKYLMGWPLMPQAFAVPFVFGMITGAVFNLYTLFVKRQRKTEELLEARENQLNTVLTAAPIGIGMVVDRVLLEVNDFFCEMTGYSREELIGQSSRIVYPSDDDFDYVTKYKYDQIKEKGVGTVETRLQHKNGSIIHVILSSKPLNPDDWSQGVSFTALNITKRKEAENSLARRIVFENLVSKVASDFLDLSVDKIDEGLNEALMSVSRFTGVDRAYIFLMRGNTSICDNTHEWCAENIEPQIHLLQSLDLQDFGTLLWDKLNRREPYYIPDVSVLPEDLPDKEVLEAQSIRSVLIEPMYLNDRLVGFAGFDSVISLRQWSEEDIDILSLFGKNVALVLERKKTEEELIGAKLGAETANIAKSDFLANMSHEIRTPLNGIMGMLQLMHMDGLSPQQDEHYHFAMQSCKRLTQLLSDVLDISMIESGHLQIVDAEFDLADVLGSAYALFRPVAVQKNVDLRFDVAGSLPEKLLGDSNRLHQIFNNLIGNALKFTEDGSVLVEVYPLKSTQPGKHKILFSVTDSGIGIEDSQLESVFNSFTQADASRTRDYEGAGLGLAIVKKLLGLMGGNLSISSELEVGTSVHFSLEFDEARPESGIAGCDQDDEGHSIKEFNVLVAEDEKVNLLTLKSFLEKLGCTVSVAVDGHGVIEALSVESEPFDLIFMDIQMPNMGGLEATVRIRAGEAGAQNSDVPIIACTAHAMAGDKEEFLSAGMDDYLSKPTRIDDVKRILVKYSGVD encoded by the coding sequence ATGCTTTCAGCCTTTCGCTTCATATTTTCAGCCATTTGCGGTGCAATCCTTTTATCTTTGCTTTCCGCTTTACAGAAGTACCTGATGGGCTGGCCTTTGATGCCGCAGGCGTTTGCGGTTCCTTTTGTGTTCGGTATGATTACCGGTGCGGTTTTTAATTTATATACGTTGTTTGTAAAACGGCAGAGAAAGACAGAGGAACTGCTTGAGGCGAGAGAGAATCAGCTGAATACTGTGTTGACCGCCGCTCCCATAGGTATAGGAATGGTGGTGGATCGTGTTCTGCTTGAAGTGAATGATTTTTTTTGTGAGATGACCGGATACTCCAGAGAGGAGCTGATCGGTCAGTCTTCCCGTATTGTATATCCCAGTGATGATGATTTTGATTACGTAACAAAATATAAATATGACCAGATTAAGGAAAAGGGTGTCGGTACTGTTGAAACCCGGCTGCAGCACAAGAACGGCAGCATCATACATGTCATCCTGAGTTCAAAGCCGCTTAATCCTGATGACTGGTCGCAGGGTGTTTCATTTACCGCTCTTAATATTACTAAAAGGAAAGAAGCGGAGAATTCGCTTGCCCGACGTATTGTATTTGAAAATCTGGTCAGTAAAGTTGCTTCTGACTTTCTTGACCTGTCAGTGGATAAAATTGACGAAGGGCTGAATGAAGCCCTCATGTCTGTCAGTCGGTTCACAGGAGTCGACCGGGCTTATATTTTTCTCATGCGCGGTAATACCTCCATTTGCGACAACACCCATGAGTGGTGTGCGGAAAACATAGAACCGCAGATTCACCTGTTGCAGAGTCTGGACTTACAGGATTTCGGAACCCTGCTCTGGGATAAGCTCAACAGAAGAGAACCGTATTATATCCCGGATGTATCCGTTTTGCCGGAGGACCTGCCGGATAAAGAGGTGCTTGAAGCGCAAAGCATACGTTCTGTGCTGATTGAACCCATGTATCTTAATGACCGGCTTGTGGGTTTTGCAGGTTTTGATTCTGTGATTTCACTTCGGCAGTGGTCGGAAGAGGATATCGATATCCTGTCTTTGTTCGGCAAAAACGTTGCGTTGGTGCTGGAACGGAAAAAGACCGAAGAAGAGTTGATCGGAGCAAAGCTGGGGGCTGAAACCGCAAATATTGCGAAATCGGATTTTCTGGCCAATATGTCTCATGAAATACGGACCCCCCTTAACGGTATAATGGGCATGCTGCAATTAATGCATATGGACGGGCTTAGTCCGCAGCAGGATGAGCATTATCATTTTGCCATGCAGTCCTGCAAACGGCTGACCCAACTGCTCAGCGATGTGCTTGATATTTCCATGATTGAGTCCGGTCATTTGCAGATAGTTGATGCGGAATTTGATCTGGCGGATGTTTTGGGGTCGGCTTATGCCCTGTTCAGACCGGTTGCGGTCCAGAAGAATGTTGATTTACGTTTTGATGTGGCGGGAAGCCTGCCGGAGAAATTGCTGGGGGACAGCAATCGCTTGCACCAGATCTTTAACAATTTGATCGGTAATGCCTTGAAATTCACTGAAGACGGCAGTGTTCTAGTTGAAGTTTATCCGCTGAAAAGTACACAGCCCGGCAAACATAAAATTTTGTTCTCAGTGACTGATTCAGGGATCGGTATAGAAGACAGCCAATTGGAGTCTGTTTTTAATTCGTTTACTCAGGCTGATGCCAGCCGGACCCGCGATTATGAAGGGGCCGGGCTGGGACTGGCCATTGTGAAAAAGCTGCTTGGGTTGATGGGCGGGAATCTTTCCATATCCAGTGAACTCGAAGTCGGAACGTCGGTCCATTTCAGTCTGGAGTTCGATGAGGCCCGGCCAGAGTCGGGAATTGCCGGGTGTGATCAGGACGATGAAGGTCATTCCATAAAAGAATTTAATGTCCTTGTGGCTGAAGACGAGAAAGTAAACCTGCTTACGCTCAAAAGTTTTCTGGAAAAACTAGGCTGCACTGTATCGGTTGCCGTGGATGGTCACGGGGTAATTGAAGCACTGAGTGTAGAGAGTGAGCCGTTTGATTTGATTTTTATGGACATTCAGATGCCGAATATGGGCGGGCTTGAAGCAACCGTACGTATTCGCGCAGGTGAAGCCGGTGCGCAAAACAGTGATGTTCCGATTATCGCCTGCACAGCCCACGCCATGGCCGGGGATAAGGAGGAGTTCCTTTCCGCAGGCATGGACGATTACCTCTCCAAGCCGACCCGGATCGATGATGTGAAGCGGATATTGGTTAAGTATTCGGGGGTGGATTAA
- the lepB gene encoding signal peptidase I produces the protein MNPRWQSTVKEYIEALFIALILALFIRTFIVQAFKIPSGSMLQTLQIGDHLLVSKFSYGVKVPFTGKVIVPVGDPEYQDIIVFKYPGDPSKDYIKRVIGVPGDTVEIKNKKVFVNGKELVEPYVQYTDTTHVSTLRDNMPPRVIPEGEYFVMGDNRDGSNDSRFWGNVPRENILGKAWIIYWSWGGPKTVRWDRIGDILH, from the coding sequence ATGAATCCCAGATGGCAGAGCACTGTGAAAGAATATATTGAAGCTCTTTTTATCGCACTCATACTGGCTCTCTTCATCCGAACCTTTATTGTGCAGGCCTTCAAGATTCCGTCCGGTTCCATGTTGCAGACCCTCCAGATCGGAGACCATCTGCTGGTAAGTAAATTTTCCTACGGCGTGAAAGTTCCCTTCACCGGGAAGGTGATCGTGCCGGTGGGCGACCCCGAGTATCAGGACATCATTGTCTTCAAATACCCCGGCGACCCCAGCAAGGACTACATTAAAAGGGTTATCGGCGTACCCGGTGATACTGTGGAGATCAAGAATAAGAAGGTCTTCGTTAACGGCAAGGAGCTTGTTGAGCCTTACGTTCAGTATACCGATACCACCCACGTTTCAACACTGCGCGACAACATGCCGCCCCGCGTAATTCCCGAAGGGGAATACTTCGTCATGGGCGACAACCGCGATGGATCCAACGATTCCAGATTCTGGGGCAATGTTCCCAGAGAGAACATCTTAGGAAAGGCGTGGATTATCTACTGGTCTTGGGGCGGTCCCAAGACCGTTCGCTGGGATCGTATTGGTGACATCCTGCACTAG
- the lepA gene encoding translation elongation factor 4: protein MAKLDKIRNFSIIAHIDHGKSTLADRILEITGMVSEREKKDQYLDKMELEQERGITIKAQTVRIPYKAKDGEEYILNLIDTPGHVDFSYEVSRSLAASEGALLVVDSTQGVEAQTLANVFLALDHDLEIVPVLNKVDLPSSDCERVGQEIEEVIGLDCSDPIMISAKTGLNVEDVLESIVKDLPPPEGDPDAPLKALIFDSWYDSYQGVVVLFRILDGTLKKGDKIQIHSTGRTFDVTTLGVYTPEPQKTKELAAGEVGFLCASMKELNDAPVGDTVTLAADPVEDPFPGFQEVKPMVFCGLYPVEPAEYEPLKAALEKLQLNDTAFSFEPETSTALGFGFRCGFLGLLHMEIIQERLEREFQAKLIATAPSVVYQARLNNGEVLEIDNPSKMPDGGDLESLAEPFCRLEIHVPNEYVGAVLKLCEEKRGIQQDMRYLTSSRVIITYEVPFAEIMYDFFDKLKSHTKGYASLDYEIIDYRESNLVKLDILINTDPVDAFSAIVHKDSAYPFGRSLALKLKRAIPRQMFEIVIQAAIGRKIIAKERVAPFRKNVTAKCYGGDITRKRKLLEKQKEGKKRMKKMGNVEIPQEAFMAVLKAGED from the coding sequence ATGGCTAAATTAGATAAAATAAGAAATTTCAGTATCATTGCGCATATCGACCACGGCAAGTCCACTCTTGCGGACCGTATCCTTGAAATCACCGGAATGGTTTCCGAACGTGAGAAAAAGGACCAGTACCTTGATAAGATGGAACTGGAGCAGGAACGCGGAATTACTATCAAGGCTCAGACCGTGCGTATCCCGTACAAAGCCAAGGACGGTGAGGAGTATATACTCAACCTGATCGATACCCCCGGCCACGTGGACTTCAGTTACGAAGTGTCCCGTAGTCTTGCCGCGTCCGAGGGTGCGCTTTTGGTGGTTGATTCCACTCAGGGCGTTGAAGCGCAGACCCTTGCCAATGTATTTCTGGCACTGGACCACGACCTTGAAATCGTACCCGTGCTCAACAAGGTGGACCTGCCCAGTTCCGATTGTGAACGCGTTGGGCAGGAAATCGAGGAAGTCATCGGACTGGACTGCTCTGATCCGATCATGATCAGTGCCAAGACCGGGCTGAATGTGGAAGATGTGCTGGAGTCCATAGTCAAGGATCTGCCGCCGCCGGAAGGTGATCCGGACGCGCCGCTCAAGGCTTTGATTTTTGATTCATGGTACGATTCCTATCAGGGTGTTGTGGTTCTGTTCAGGATTCTGGACGGTACCCTCAAGAAGGGTGACAAGATCCAGATCCACTCCACCGGACGTACCTTTGATGTGACCACTCTCGGTGTTTACACTCCTGAACCGCAGAAGACCAAGGAACTGGCTGCCGGTGAAGTTGGTTTCCTCTGCGCCAGCATGAAGGAACTCAATGACGCGCCCGTGGGTGATACCGTCACCCTTGCCGCTGATCCGGTGGAAGATCCGTTTCCCGGTTTTCAGGAAGTAAAGCCCATGGTTTTTTGCGGACTCTATCCGGTGGAACCCGCCGAGTACGAGCCGCTCAAGGCCGCGCTGGAAAAATTGCAGCTCAACGACACCGCATTCTCCTTTGAGCCGGAAACATCGACCGCTCTCGGTTTCGGTTTCCGCTGCGGTTTCCTCGGCCTGCTGCATATGGAAATTATTCAGGAGCGTCTGGAGCGCGAGTTTCAGGCCAAACTCATCGCTACCGCGCCTTCAGTTGTCTATCAGGCAAGACTGAACAACGGCGAAGTGCTTGAAATTGATAACCCCAGCAAGATGCCGGACGGCGGTGATCTCGAATCTCTGGCCGAACCTTTCTGCCGTCTTGAAATTCATGTGCCTAACGAGTACGTTGGTGCGGTTCTCAAGCTCTGTGAGGAAAAACGCGGTATTCAGCAGGATATGCGTTACCTGACATCTTCAAGGGTTATCATTACTTATGAAGTTCCCTTTGCGGAAATTATGTACGACTTCTTTGACAAGCTTAAGTCGCACACCAAGGGCTATGCTTCCCTTGATTACGAAATTATTGATTACCGCGAATCGAATCTGGTTAAGCTCGACATCCTGATCAACACTGATCCGGTGGATGCCTTTTCAGCCATTGTCCATAAGGATTCCGCATATCCTTTCGGACGCTCACTTGCCCTCAAGCTGAAACGGGCCATCCCGCGCCAGATGTTCGAAATTGTTATTCAGGCCGCGATCGGTCGCAAGATCATCGCCAAAGAACGAGTGGCCCCGTTCAGGAAAAACGTTACCGCCAAATGTTACGGCGGGGATATTACCCGTAAGCGCAAGCTTCTGGAAAAACAGAAGGAAGGTAAGAAGCGCATGAAGAAGATGGGTAATGTCGAAATTCCGCAGGAAGCTTTCATGGCAGTATTGAAAGCTGGCGAAGACTAA
- a CDS encoding RHS repeat-associated core domain-containing protein: MTVDTNERIYIPLGFAAGLHDRDTGLVHFGHREYDPSIGRFIQPDPLGLAGGDVDVYGYCHDDPVNFIDRVGLAKVSEEGAPADPPDEETDPDKEKENENFYWTVTPKKNACEKCQALKGKTFEKEPERPHPNCKCEIERHFKGFYVSGILQGQGDSDSHEFGASQKIVVEVTNLGPFLAGARIQVDGSVWENTGWMAPGQSDSFEFTKFGEIPVPWEVAITCDGADNCTITYSIRG, encoded by the coding sequence ATGACTGTCGATACCAATGAACGTATATACATCCCCCTCGGCTTCGCAGCCGGACTGCATGACCGCGACACCGGGCTGGTCCATTTCGGACACCGTGAATACGATCCTTCCATCGGTCGTTTCATCCAGCCCGACCCGCTTGGCCTTGCTGGCGGAGATGTGGATGTTTATGGCTATTGTCATGATGATCCGGTTAACTTTATTGATCGGGTTGGGTTGGCTAAGGTGAGTGAAGAGGGAGCACCTGCTGATCCGCCAGATGAAGAGACTGATCCTGATAAGGAAAAGGAAAACGAAAATTTCTATTGGACGGTAACTCCCAAAAAGAATGCCTGCGAAAAGTGTCAGGCACTTAAAGGAAAGACCTTTGAGAAAGAACCTGAAAGACCGCACCCCAACTGTAAGTGCGAGATCGAGAGACATTTCAAGGGCTTCTACGTTAGTGGCATACTTCAAGGACAAGGTGACAGCGATAGCCATGAATTCGGTGCCAGCCAGAAAATAGTTGTTGAAGTGACGAATCTCGGTCCCTTTCTTGCCGGGGCAAGAATTCAGGTTGACGGCAGTGTATGGGAAAACACCGGGTGGATGGCTCCGGGCCAGTCCGATTCTTTTGAATTTACGAAATTCGGCGAGATACCGGTGCCATGGGAAGTGGCGATAACGTGCGATGGAGCCGACAACTGCACCATTACTTATTCCATAAGGGGTTAA